The Anaeromyxobacter sp. Fw109-5 genomic interval CGAAGAAGGCCGCCGCGCGCCGCTCGTCGTCCGCGTAGTCCTCACGCCCGCTCGCCATCCCGTGCACGAGGAAGTAGGCGGCGTCCACGCCCTCGAGCGCAGCCGGCAGCTCGGCGGGCCGGGTGACGTCCGCCCGCACCCACTCGACGCGCGGGTCCAGGTCGTCCCGGAGCGCACGCGTGGTCGCGCGGACCGCTCGCCCCCGCGCGAGCAGGGCGGGGACGAGCGCCTGGCCCACGAACCCGGTGGCGCCGGTCACGAGGACCGGGCGAGCGGCCTGCGCGCGGCTCGCCGCACCCGACGCTCTCCTCCTCGCGCCCATCACGGGAACTCTGGGGCGGGTCGCCGCGTGGCGCACGGCTAAGCCGGGCCGTGGCGAGCGAGGTAGCGCCGGACCGCCCACTTCCGCGCGCTGTTCTGGCTCGACATGTAGCGGACGGTCCCGAAGATCGGCCGCTCGGGCCCCCACGGACGGTCGTAGCGGCCGAGGCACCAGAACACGCCGGAGACGGAGTTCGGGTCGCGCCCGTCGAGCGCCCAGCGGTCGTTGAGCTCGAGCGCGGCCTCGAGCGCCGCGCGCGGCGACGGCGACCACTCGAGGATCTTCTTGCCCCAGAGCATCCGGAGCGCGTTGTGGATGACGCCCTCGACGCGCAGCTGCCGCTGCGCCGCGTTCCAGAGCGGATCGTGCGTCCGGGCCGCGTCGAGCGTGTCCCGGTCGTACGCGTGGGGGCGCGGGTCGCCCGCGTGGGCCTCGAGCGTCGCGCGCGCCCAGGCCGGGAGCGAGCCGTACTCGCGGTGATCGGCCCGGTGCGCGCAGGTCGCGAAGCCGAGCTCGCGCCAGGTGACGAGCTGATCGAGGAACGCCTCCGCCGCCGCCGAGACGCCCCACCACCCGGAGCGCGCCCCGGTGACGCCGGGCGAGAGGAGCGCCGGCGTCCAGCCCTCGCGGCGCAGCACCGCCCGCACCACCTCGAACGAGGAGACGTGGCCGAAGTGCAGCCAGGGCGACAGCCCGCTCGCGACCCCCTCCTCGTCCGGATCGCTGCGCGCGTCCGCGTAGCGGGGCAGCCCCTGCTCCAGCCAGCGCGCCAGCCTCACCCCGGCGGCGCGGGCGCCGCCGCGGAGCGGTGCGGGCGGCACGCCGTGATCGATGGGGAGCGACGCGGTGAGGCGCGCGGGTCGCGCGAGCGCGTCGGGGGTCACCGCGGGCCAGCGCTGCGCGATGCCGCGCGACAGCGCCGGCGGCGGCGGCAGCGCGGCGCGCGCGAGGGGATCCGCGGACGGGAGCCGGTCGAGCCACGCCGGCAGGAGTCGCTGGAGGTGGCGGCGGTAGGCGTGGGCGGTCGGGAAGTCCTTCCCGGCGAGGCGGAACGGCACGACGCAGCTCCCGTCCACCGCCTCGACCCGGACGTCCACCTGCGCCGCGGCCGCCGCGCACTGGCGAGGGAGGAAGAACGTCGGGAGGTCGTCCGTCACCACCGCGCACGCGCGCGCGGCCAGCGCCTCGAGGAGCCCCTCGCCCTCCCCGGGCGCGCGCTCGACGTAGGGGTGGTGGAGCACGCGCCCCGCGAGGCGGCGCGCGTTCTCGGCCATTCCCTGCAGGACGAAGGCGTGCAGCCGGTCGCTCGCGTAGGGGTCGCCGACGCGGAGCGCCTCCAGGATCGCGACGGGCCTCTCCAGCTCGCGGGCGAGCGCGATCGCCCGCTCCAGCGCCGGGTTGAAGCGGACGCGGCGCGCGGCGGTCATCCAGTACAGCACGTACGCGCGCTCGCGCCTCACCGGCGCGTCGTTCGCGGCGCGGATGCGCTCCTCGAGGCCCACGGCACGGCTCACGATCACACGCGGTTCCGCAGCATGAGCTCCTTGGGATCCGGATCGAGGTAGGTCTGCGCGGCGAGGTACGCGACGCCCTCCCGTCGGACGTGGTGGCGGAACAGCGTCTGCGGCACGACGAGCGGAACGAGCCCGCGCCCGTAGTCGCGGACGACCTCCTCCAGCTCCTTGCGGTCGTCGCGCGGGAGGGCGTCGCGGAAGTAGCCGAGCATGTGCTGCAGCACGTTGGTGTGCCGCCCGCGCGTCGCCGGCACGCGCAGCGCCTCCATGAAGCCGCGTCCGTACGCGTCGACCACCGGCGCGATGGAGCCCTTCTTCATCGACGCGACGAGCGCGCCGAGCCGCCGGTACGCCGAGGGGCTGTGGGCGAGGAGCGCGAGCTTGTGCGCCGCGTGGAACGCCACGAGGTCGCCGCGGCGCATCCCCGCCGCGACCGCGGCCTTCCAGCGCGCGTAGGCGAAGATCCGCTCGATGAAGCTCTCCCGCAGCGCCGGATCGGCGAGGCGCCCCTCCTCCTCCACCGGCAGCAGCGGCATCGCCTCGAGGAGCACGCGCGCGAACGCGCCGACGCCGTCGCGCCGGGGCGGTCCGCCCTTCTGTGGATAGACCCGGACGCGCGCCATGCCGCACGAGGGCGAGTCCTTCTTCGTCACGTACCCCGAGAGCTCGAGCCCCTCGAGCTCCGCCACGCGCGCCTCGGCGTAGCGCCGCATCGCCTCGGTGTGATCGGCCCCGCTGCGCTCGGCGACGAGCCGCGGGGACCGGGAGGGCCCGACGAGGCGGATCGGCTCGCGGGGCACGCCCATCCCGACCTCCAGCTCCGGGCAGACCGGCACCCACTCCACGAAGTCGCCGAGCACCTCCACCAGGAAGGGGTCGCGCTTGTGCTGCCCGTCGTAGCGGACGTTCCGTCCGAGCAGGCAGGAGGAGACGCCGAGACGGAGCCGGGCCTTGGCCACGTGCGGATCGTACGCGGACGGCGCCGGCGGCGCACGTCCCGCGGGAGGAGACCTGCCGGGCGACGGCGCGCCGCTCGCCGTCAGTACGATCGCCGCGCCACCAGCACGCCGGCCATGAAGCCGGTCGCGATCGCCATGACGCCGCGCAGCCGCGGCCGGTCCTGACGCCCCGCTGGCGCCCGCCCGCGCGGGGCGCCGCTCACGCCGGCGCGCGCGAGGGCCGCCTCCGCGGTCGGGGCGGTGCCCGCCACCGCCGCTGCCTCGGGCGCGGCGCCGGTCGGGACCGGCTCCTTGCCGGGGATCGCCGCGGCGGGCGCCAGGCCGACGTCGGACTTCCGCTTGGCCCCCTGCCGCTTGCCCTCGACGGACCGGTGCTCGATGAACGCGTTCACCTCG includes:
- a CDS encoding DUF523 and DUF1722 domain-containing protein; the protein is MAKARLRLGVSSCLLGRNVRYDGQHKRDPFLVEVLGDFVEWVPVCPELEVGMGVPREPIRLVGPSRSPRLVAERSGADHTEAMRRYAEARVAELEGLELSGYVTKKDSPSCGMARVRVYPQKGGPPRRDGVGAFARVLLEAMPLLPVEEEGRLADPALRESFIERIFAYARWKAAVAAGMRRGDLVAFHAAHKLALLAHSPSAYRRLGALVASMKKGSIAPVVDAYGRGFMEALRVPATRGRHTNVLQHMLGYFRDALPRDDRKELEEVVRDYGRGLVPLVVPQTLFRHHVRREGVAYLAAQTYLDPDPKELMLRNRV
- a CDS encoding deoxyribodipyrimidine photolyase, giving the protein MSRAVGLEERIRAANDAPVRRERAYVLYWMTAARRVRFNPALERAIALARELERPVAILEALRVGDPYASDRLHAFVLQGMAENARRLAGRVLHHPYVERAPGEGEGLLEALAARACAVVTDDLPTFFLPRQCAAAAAQVDVRVEAVDGSCVVPFRLAGKDFPTAHAYRRHLQRLLPAWLDRLPSADPLARAALPPPPALSRGIAQRWPAVTPDALARPARLTASLPIDHGVPPAPLRGGARAAGVRLARWLEQGLPRYADARSDPDEEGVASGLSPWLHFGHVSSFEVVRAVLRREGWTPALLSPGVTGARSGWWGVSAAAEAFLDQLVTWRELGFATCAHRADHREYGSLPAWARATLEAHAGDPRPHAYDRDTLDAARTHDPLWNAAQRQLRVEGVIHNALRMLWGKKILEWSPSPRAALEAALELNDRWALDGRDPNSVSGVFWCLGRYDRPWGPERPIFGTVRYMSSQNSARKWAVRRYLARHGPA